One part of the Vitis riparia cultivar Riparia Gloire de Montpellier isolate 1030 chromosome 6, EGFV_Vit.rip_1.0, whole genome shotgun sequence genome encodes these proteins:
- the LOC117915995 gene encoding protein SENSITIVE TO PROTON RHIZOTOXICITY 2, protein MIPVGTSNCFVNGSQGLQMYGMTAEGSVSSSLGGSSVLEAHSCSLVYSFSILKDKVHQVQSLISIFVPPNQGQPESMAMAVAGMGNLIQEVIAAASSMMYSCQQMGYGAAPGNSGTNHGLPQQGVELSDGRVCGDTGVVQMGEERGQGFYSSDQSLDWYGDNHNNSNTNDHSRTIIVSNNDKVESRELPQGSTQMNEGLGGVLPKTFDIVELDAEDLLAKYTHYCQICGKGFKRDANLRMHMRAHGDEYKSNAALSNPTKNIGREMENKDDLIKLPRKYSCPQEGCRWNRKHAKFQPLKSMICVKNHYKRSHCPKMYICKRCNLKQFSVLSDLRTHEKHCGDLKWLCSCGTTFSRKDKLMGHVALFVGHTPAINSMSKPVKFHQNASRLQ, encoded by the coding sequence ATGATTCCAGTGGGTACTTCTAACTGTTTCGTGAATGGATCGCAAGGGCTACAGATGTATGGAATGACTGCTGAAGGTTCGGTTTCTTCTTCTCTTGGAGGCAGCTCGGTTTTGGAGGCTCACTCCTGCTCTCTCGTCTACAGTTTCTCTATTCTCAAAGACAAGGTCCATCAGGTGCAATCCCTGATCAGCATCTTCGTCCCTCCCAATCAAGGCCAACCCGAGTCTATGGCCATGGCCGTGGCCGGCATGGGCAATTTGATTCAAGAAGTTATTGCAGCTGCATCTTCAATGATGTACAGTTGCCAGCAGATGGGTTATGGTGCGGCTCCAGGTAACAGTGGCACCAATCATGGATTGCCCCAGCAAGGCGTTGAGCTCTCAGATGGCAGGGTCTGCGGCGATACTGGTGTTGTCCAAATGGGAGAAGAAAGAGGGCAAGGATTCTATTCCAGTGATCAATCTCTTGACTGGTATGGCGATAACCATAACAACTCTAATACTAATGATCATAGTCGGACTATCATTGTTAGCAACAATGACAAGGTTGAATCGAGGGAATTGCCTCAAGGTTCAACCCAAATGAATGAAGGGTTGGGGGGAGTTTTGCCAAAGACTTTCGATATTGTAGAGTTGGATGCTGAAGATTTGTTAGCCAAGTACACACATTACTGCCAAATTTGTGGAAAAGGGTTCAAGAGAGACGCAAATTTGAGAATGCACATGAGGGCTCACGGGGATGAGTACAAGTCCAATGCTGCTTTAAGCAACCCCACGAAGAATATTGGACGAGAGATGGAAAATAAAGACGATCTGATAAAATTGCCAAGGAAATACTCATGTCCGCAAGAAGGGTGCAGATGGAACCGGAAGCACGCCAAATTTCAGCCATTGAAATCAATGATATGTGTGAAGAACCATTACAAGAGAAGCCACTGCCCAAAGATGTACATCTGCAAGAGGTGCAACCTGAAACAGTTTTCGGTGCTGTCTGATCTGCGAACCCATGAGAAGCACTGTGGCGATCTCAAGTGGCTGTGCTCCTGCGGCACCACATTTTCTAGGAAAGATAAGCTAATGGGTCACGTTGCTTTGTTCGTTGGACACACTCCAGCCATCAATTCTATGTCAAAGCCAGTAAAGTTTCATCAAAATGCATCACGATTGCAATGA
- the LOC117916849 gene encoding 50S ribosomal protein L9, chloroplastic has product MASTAAALSWSSSTWLQTSVNNFNQPRKFSDNRMVFVVVAQKKAKKLRKIILKEDVAELGKKGQLLDVKAGYYRNYLQPMGMAQIVTPLLLKEMRMEEERIEAEKKRVKEEAQQMALMFETVGAFKVKRKGGKGKQIFGSVTAQDLTDIIKAQLQRDVDKRIVSLPEIRETGEYVAELKLHPEVTARVRLNVYAN; this is encoded by the exons ATGGCGTCTACAGCGGCCGCTCTGTCTTGGAGTTCTTCTACATGGCTTCAAACTTCGGTCAATAACTTTAACCAACCCAGGAAATTCTCCGACAATAGAATGGTCTTTGTGGTTGTGGCTCAAAAGAAAGCTAAGAAACTTCGAAAG ATAATCCTGAAGGAGGATGTAGCAGAGCTGGGAAAGAAAGGGCAACTACTTGATGTGAAGGCGGGATATTACAGAAATTATCTCCAACCCATGGGCATGGCCCAGATTGTCACTCCACTTCTTCTCAA ggaAATGCGAATGGAAGAGGAGAGAATTGAGGCAGAGAAAAAACGG GTAAAAGAAGAGGCCCAACAAATGGCTCTAATGTTTGAAACTGTTGGAGCTTTCAAGGTGAAACGCAAAGGTGGAAAAGGAAAGCAAATCTTTGGAAG TGTTACTGCTCAAGATCTTACTGACATAATTAAGGCCCAGCTACAGAG GGATGTGGACAAGCGAATTGTCTCTCTTCCAGAGATTCGGGAAACAGGGGAATACGTTGCAGAATTGAAGCTTCATCCAGAAGTTACTGCTCGAGTGCGGTTGAATGTGTATGCCAATTAA